The following nucleotide sequence is from Apium graveolens cultivar Ventura chromosome 4, ASM990537v1, whole genome shotgun sequence.
GCCTCACATGCAATTCTTTAATTTTATCTTTCCAAATAAAACTTGAAGTCTTTCTCATGTGTGCATATTTATGAGGTACACTGATTTACCTTATACCAGCTCCTGTAAACATCATATTTCTGGATCCATCAATTAGTTATCATACATTTATTTATCTGACTTGAGAAGTAACTGTATCTAGCCACGATCCAAGCTCTAATGTCCTTCCATGTCAGGTAAATAGTATACCTTTTGGCATGAGAAAAAAGATATCTTGGTTTTCTAAATAAACCCAAGTCTGAAAGCTCGTGCAGTTTGATTAGAGTACAATACATATACTTTCCAGTGATATTAGTCAGATGATGAATATGGTGGACCATATGTAGAAAATTCAGATAATCACGGTTATAAGATGGGGGTGGAGAGAATGCAAACAGGATCAAAATGAAAAACCCTTGGGTTTGAAAAGCATACTAATTTTTTGACCAAGTAATTTGACAACCGGATACATAAGATCACTCAAGTTCATAAAACTCTTAATCAATCAATTATTATAATTTTGCTGGATAAACCTAATCAGGGCATTGATGTTTGATATCACAGATTAGGCAAATTTATATGCGTCAGAAACTATGCTGCAATTTCTCTTTGATATAATTCTCGTAGTTTGAAAATTCGTCCTTATATTCTCATTTATTTGAATGCAAGCATTTCATTTCTGTTTGTAGTTATTTTCTTTTTTCCATTGCCATTGGATTGGAACATGTTTCCTTTTCATAATTCTATGAGTTATCAGTGTAATGTTGATATATTCATGATTCAGGAGGGAGGATTTGATTTGGATTTGACTTACATTACTGATAATATAATTGCTATGGGTTTTCCTGCTGGTGATAAGAGTTCTGGCTTCTTTGGCTTTGTCGAGGTAAGTAGTTCGTCGAGTTGCATACTGGGATAAGTCTGGCAAGTTCAATCATGTCATTTCTTAATGATGTTTTTTAACATGTCAACTAGGGGTTTTATCGAAATCACATGGAAGAAGTGATCAGGTTTTTCGAAACTCATCACAAGGTAACTCTATAATCTAGATCAAAAACTGCAACCCGGGGAACCCCTTAAGATGGTCTGTAGAGACAGCCCTTAATGTAGAGGTTGATGATCTAAAACTACACATGTTATGTGGCTTGCATCCTGTAGTCCTGTACTGGCACTACCAAGTCCAACTGATGTAGGACGTGTGTGTGTGTTGTCTAGCTGATCAAGTtttatattgttaattattgttttTAATCAGTATGTTTGTCACCTATCTGATCATCAATCTTTACGGCCACTCTTATGCAGGGAAAGTATAAAGTATATAATCTCTGTACAGAGAGGctctatgatgcagcgctattTGGTGGAAAGGTGTACATCACTTTTGTTTAATCTTAGTACTTTGGTTTGGAATCACCTGTAATACTGAAACCTAATATGATTTTTGAAACTTTACATATTTGTATAATAATGATGTGTTGGAGAAGCTTAATACCTTTGATGCACCACTGCATAAAACAATTAGAATGATGAAACCCCAGAATCCTGAAAGCTATTAGCGCGATTGACCTTTTTGGCTGCATTCATAATTTTCATCCTTCCATTAGCTTGCATTTGATCTGTAAGTGGTGATAAATATATTCTCAGATGCTATTTCATGATAAAAACCGAGAGAAAAAATATTCGATCAAGTGAAGGCTCAAAATAATACTGATCAGATGCGGAAATAGAGCACTGATTGCATTACATCAAAATTAAATGTGCATACAGCACAAAAGCACAGTTAGAAATATTAATTTCCATTGATGTACAGATATGTTTGTACTCTTCATACTGAAACAGTACACATTACCGTGTAGTGTTCTACATCACCAGcaacttgttctatgttatccGTTCTATGTAATTCAGCTCAATATGTAATACTGATCTTGTTCAACTTAGTATTCAACTGATCTGATTTTAACCATTGAGCAGGTTGCATGTTTCCCATTTGAGGATCACAATTGCCCTCCTATTCACCTTATATTATTATTTTGCCAAAGCTGTTACTCTTGGTTGAAGGAGAATATTTTGAACGTGGTGGTTGTTCATTGTAAAGCTGGCAGGGCAAGAACAGGATTAATGATCTGCAGCCTCCTTCTTTACTTAAAGGTGAAGTTGATCATTGTTTGCTTATATTACAGTGTCCACAAGTGAAATTACAGTATCTTAAACTAGCTTTATCATGTTACCCACAGAGCTCTAATTATATCATGTAATATCTTTCTGCAGTTGTTTGCAACAGCTGAGGAATGCATTGATCATTATAACCAGAGAAGATGTGTGGATGGGAAGGGTCTGATAAAGCCAAGCCAGATTGTCAGtagattttttttttataaattgatttttgaatGTATATTATATCTCTCACTAACTTTTTTGTGTTCTCTCTTATCCTAGAGATATGTGAAGTATTTTGAAAGAATCTTAACGAAGTTCAACGGTGAAACTCCGCCTGGACGTAGGTACAGTACTTTACCTCCTCGTATTGACGCATAATGCATTGTTCATGTGATCAAGACGGTACAAATTGATTTTTCTGCAGGTGCATGCTAAGAGGATTTCGGCTTCACCAGTGCCCTTACTGGGTGAGGCCTTCCATTACAATTTCTGATCACACTGGTAAATTTTTGTTTTCTTCTCGCGCCAGATAATGTTTAACATTTATGTTGTCTTAAAAATTAAAACCAGTGATTTCTTGTCAATATTTCATTTGCCAGACCTTTCATTTGAGGTAACTCATGGTTTCATTTTAAGGTTTGTAACTTGCGCATTAACCTAAAACGAGACCACATTTCACAAAATTTCCCCAGATAATAGATGCTTTTAAGGTATTGCATATACTATGTGAAGGTTTCGTGTTTATCACACCTGATTCTGTGAAGGTGATGTCTGGATTTAACTACAGGGATTTTATTTTCAACAAAAAAGCATCCCAAGACCAAAGATCTCATGGTAATCTTCTTCAGAGCAATGGTCGTTTTATGACTTTATTTTCTAATGATCTCTGTGGATGTGCTACCTTAAATTTTGCACATATAAAGTTGCTTCAAAGTGTATTCGCTTTTTGCAGCCGGATGATTTCTGGATTCGTGCACCATTAAAAGGGATCATTGTTTTTGCTCTACCGGGTGAACCCGGGCTAACAGAGTTGTCAGGAGACTTCAAAATCCAATTTCATGACAGCCATGGAGATTTCTCCTGGTCTGAAACTCTTATCTTTCATTTGGTGTAGTTTGCATTTTAAAATAATCATATGAACCTTAATAGAGTTGCAAATTAAGTCAGGCCGAGCTTCTGATAATCGGGAGCTTGAACTGAGCTTCTGAAAGACTGACTGTGTCTCTCTTAAAATACTGCAAACATGAGAACCTTGTCATTGAGATTTATGTATTAGCATCCAGTCTGCATTCTAAATTAGCCTTTTCTCAAAAATATGATGTTCCTTTATAATATGACTAATTAAGCAAGCCTTtcatttaattaatattttataatgcTTTTGCAATCAGTTGGTTAAACACAACAATGATGGAAAATCGATTATTTCTAAATCCCGAAGATCTTGATAGTTTTGACAAGGTAAGTGATATTATTCTCTTGCATTATATAGTAATTATAGAGTATATGCAACTATTTATGTTCTTCCTCTCATTTATTTTGCTGCTAAAGTGTCTTTAATCGTTTTTGTTTAGTAATTTAGGACATTGTTCTAATACATGGGTGGGATCTTTATTGTTAGAGAAAAGCACCTATTCCAGGATTCCAGGTTGAGGTTGTTATGATAGATTATGATGGCACAGTCCCAACAAGGTACAAAGCCAATAAAGCTGATAAAAAGTACAGTAAACATGCTGTGTCGAGTAACAAGGATGCAACTTCTTCGAAGCAAGAGAACGATAACGTGTTCTCTGATAGCGAGGGAGAAGAGGAGGAGGCATCATCTGGAGGCAGGTTATCTCATACAGCCTCGGGGACAGGGGTTGCTGCTAAACCTCTAGACTCTGCCACCACCAAAGACCAAACAGTGGCACATGGAACTAAACAAGCTTCTACAAATAGTGATGGTTCAAGGCAGGGCAAGGCTTCAGATGACAAGAAACAAGACGCATGTAAGAAAGAGTCTAGGATTCCCAACCTCAATTCTGGTGATATTAAGGCAATTGCTGCCGATGCTTCAGTCTTCTCATTTGGAGATGAGGAAGATTATTTAAGTGAGTGATAAAATTAAGCCTGTAAACAATGGCAGCAAGTTTACTTATTCTTATAAAATTTCCTCGCAGCTGAAGAATATAGAAATGCCCAGACAATATGTCATTTTAACTGTAACAAAAAACTTTTCCCGTGTGCTTGTGTTGTTGTAGTAGTTCGAGCTCTTCACTGTGTTGTAATATTTAAAAAACAAAACTTTTTCTCGCGAAGGTAAAGTCTATAGAGATGTCATTCCTTCCTTTTAGGAACTCGGCCACAGGGGATCCGCTAGGGGCGAAATCTTTGGAGGCCACCACAAAGATCATACGTTGAACCTGTTTGATTATATTAATTCCTCATTTCTTTCATATGTAAAATTATTATGTACGATGAATAATACTTGATAGTTGGCGGTACCTGAATTTTGTGTTAGAACTCTCAATATTCTTCAAACTTTCATCAACAGTTATGGAGTAGAGAAgaagagagagattgagagagagatATAGAGAAAGTGAGAGAATGAAATGTTACGTATATTGTTCATTAAATATCTCAGTACAAACACTCTAAAATAAGAGAGTTTGTTACAAGAGTCAACCTAACAAGGTCAACGCCAACTAGCCTGCATTAGACTCACTAGTCTCACTAACATCCCCCTGCAAGTTAGAGGGTAAAGTGCAAACCCCTAACTTGGACAGTAAATATACAAGCTGAGCTGAAGCAAGAGCATTAGTAATCAAATCTGCAGGCTGATCAAAAGTTAAAATATGATGTGGGGAAACAAGGCCAGAAACAAACTTTTGACGAACAAGATGACATTTAATCTCAATGTGTTTCGTACGCTCATGAAACACGGGATTTGAGGCAATATAGAGGGCAGACTGATTGTCACAAAAGAGTGGACCATGAGTCAGATTAGAGATATGAAGCTCAGTAAGCAAAGACACCAGCCAAGAGATCTCACAACAAACACCAGCCATACTACGGTACTCTGCCTCGGCAGAAGAACGAGATACAGTCGACTGTTTCTTACATTTCCAAGAGATAACAGTGGAGTCTAGAGTAACACAAAAACCTGTAAGAGACTGACATGGGATCACAATAGGCAGTTAACACGGGATCAGCCAAAGCAGGATAAAACAATCCTTGTCCTGCAGTATGTCTCAGATAGCGAACTAACTTGAGTGCAGCATGCCAATGCACGGCTTGAGGAGTGGTCATATATTGTGCAAGAACATGTACAGGATATGCAAGATCCGGACGAGAAATTGTAAGATAAATCAGACACACAACCAACCGTCTTTAAGCAGTGACATCATCAAGAACAGGAGTATCAGACTCATCCATCAACGAATGATGTTGATCCATTGGTATCACAGAAGTCTTATCAGTTGTAACAGGAAAGTCGAGAAGAAGATCATGCAAATATTTTTGCTGATTGAGAAACACCCCATCAATAGAACTAGAGATTTGAATACCCAGAAAATAATGCACAGCCCCTGGCGCCTTAACTTTGAATTGAATACTCAAAAATCCAGTAACATGAGTGATTAGATCAGAAGAGTTACCAGTTATGACCATGTCGTCAACATAGACAAGTAAATACACACGAACAGCCTCTTGAGAATAAACAAACAAGCTAGGATCACCGATGCTTCAGTGTTCTCATTTGGAGATGAGGAAGATTATTTAAGTGAATGACAAATTAAGCCTGTAAACAATGGCAGTAATTTTActtgttcttgaatttttttcCTCTGTGTGCTTGTGTGGTGTAGTAGTTCGAGCTCTTTACTGTGTtgtaatatttaaaaaaaaaaaaaactttttCTCACGAAGGTAAACTCTGTAGAGATGTCATTCCTTCCTTTTAGTGGCTGTAAGTGTAATTGTAGCTGCTCTATTTTATCAACTTGTTTATTCTCCCATTTTGTTAAACATTTTTCCAGAGTAGAGACTGGAAATTCAGTATATTTTATTTTATCCTATTcgatttcttttccttctttttttgTTATCCCATTCGATTTCGGTCGTACAAACTCTATCTACAATCTTCAAATTCAGTTTTTGTCACTCGTTAATATTCACCATGTGCttaaaattatatcattataCACCATGTCAtcttaaataattaaatttctaTGATTTTGTTTTAGAGAAAACATGTACACAATAGTTCCATTAAAGAAAGTACAACTGCTgcaaataaatatttaaattttatatgttGTTTAAACACCTAGACATGGGTATAAAGAGTCAAAATGACTCTTTCGTGCACACAGAACGTTCAATGGAGAATTAACAGACCGCACttcaaaaaagaaaaagaaaagaagcaaaaCTGTATCCCTGGAAGTTCTGCTACCTGAAGTGCAGAATTCCTTATTTTAATCTATTCCATGAGACCTTCCCCACTATATAATAACAAGCTCTTTAAAGACTTAAAAACCAATCCTTACTATATTGTAATAACAAGCTCTTTAGAGACTTAAAAAACATTAATGTCAATAATAATGTAAATACAACAACGATTCACACTGGCACCAGGGAGGGGTCAAATTCTTAAATGAATCAACTACGATCAACAGAAATCACTTCTCCACAAAAAAGGAAATTTTGAAAATTTGCATAACTTTGTAGCCACGAAAATAAACTTACAATATTCCACAGATATTACAATTTGCTTTCTTGTTTGTCAGATCTTCTATCACACTGCTTAGCAATGACAACCTTTAGCCATGAGAGAGCATTCCATCCCATCACCGTAGCTAAATGATCTACATCATTTTTCAGTTGAAGCTCCCACGATATCAGAAGGGTCAACCTACTTCTGACGAGGGAAAGAGATGATCGAGAAGAAGCACAAATATGGAATTGCAAGCTACAACTCTCTTTAGCCATTCGATGACATGATCACCGCTTTTGTTTCCTTGTTAAAGCTACAATAATTTTGTTCAGTTTGGAGATTTCTTGGTCTCTGAGGCTAAGCTGCAACTTCAATCTTTCAATCTCTGAGTCCCCCTGTTTTTGCTCTGGCTCTTGAATTACCGAGTCAGGTTTCGACTTCTTAGACTTAACTGGCACCTCGCCTTCTAATGACCTCTTTGATGACTTAACTGGCAACTCGCCTTCTAATGACCTCTTAGACACACTTTGGCCAATTTGGCTGTCATGAACCATCTTACACACATATAAGCTATCAGTTACCCCAGTTGTTAGTTTATACGAAACCAACTTCCGTGGTCGCCCCGATGAATCCTAAAATAGAAACAGAAGTATCAATTTACTGAATCCTAAATTTCAGACAAGAACAGGAGAACTGAAAATATCTTGATGCATCCAAGTTACATAAAAGACCAAGTGAGATTCGGATACTCATTTTTTTACTGTTTTGACCCTAAACCCTCCGCAGAACAAACTTCTAAATTTTCCAGATGCATATATTAACTGTTTCGGGTATGAATTAATGTCCGGAAATCGCAAAGACTACAAATATTAATTGAGTGCATATAGAGAAAGCATAATGTAAATAACTGTACCTGCTCTTCTTTTCCATCAAGGTTTTTATACGCTTCATTTGCCAGCTGTTGATTCCTGAAGATAACAAAAGCCGAATAAAACCCCCCTCCAGCTTTCTTAGCAGTCTGCAAGTAGATTGCATGTCATGACAACAAGATACACAATTGCATAAATAGACTACTAAATGAAAAAAGAGCTTTCAGGACTGGAAGGTAGTCATACAAAAACGACATTCTCGGTAACTCAAAACTAGATTACTTGAGGGATTGCTTactattttcataaaaaatatCCAGAAGCATCATGTTTGGGTCAAGGGCAAGTATAAAATAAGGTTAATAATAGAATACTAGCTTGCTCATTTTGCAATGCTTATGCTATTTTCTGAAATGTAGGCCGCCATCCTAAAGTACAGGGCTTCCACATAAGAGTTCAATCTCGCTCCCCTTTCACTTCAAGCAGTTGCATCATCTCTAGATATCCATTTACTGTGATTTAGGATATTCTCAAAGATGCAATTCTACTTTTGACTTTTACAAATGATGCCTTTCTTATTTATGACTTGTGAGTGGTACCCTTGTAATTTGGATTTCATGTATATCATGCCATTCCGTTCAACAAAGTTAATTAGCCATTTACacttcaaattttttaaaatttcaagaCCCGTAACAATTGACTTACATTTAGAAATATCATCATCAAAATATTTGAACAAAACATGGTTTGAAACTTCAAAACATATTTGatagaatattctttataagACCATTGTCCTATGAACTTTTTCAAGAAATACCATTACTTTTTAGACTTCTACATGTGGTATATATATGGAACTTAAAATACAAGGATACCACTCGTAAGTTAAAAACACGAAATGGCACCAGTCGAAACAGAAAGGTACATTTAAGAATTTCGCTTGTGATTTTCTATAAAGTCATTTACTTGCCACTTATCAATTTGGTCATTTATTATTGGTACTCAATAATGAAATACAAACCGCTAGTTTTGCTAAAAATCCTATGAAAAGAGGTTTAAATAAATATAGGTTATATATAGATTACTAATTTAGAAAAGGGAGAATTTATAGAAGCAGAAGTTAAAATGTAACTAATGTTAGGAACAAAAACTATAGAACATCTCTAACCTTCACTTCAATTGTAAAGTCCCCCGCTATGATATTATGCAACTCTTCTTCAGGTAAACTTGTTGTTATACGGTGTACAAGTAACTTTGTCATTTCTTTTTCAGGCACCTAAATTTCAATAAGGAGGGTCAAGAAACCAACAAGGAGGACAATTTTAACATCAACAAGAGTTCAACTTACATCTTTCTCAGGCAACAGTGTATGATTCTCAACACCGCTCTCTATCTTAGCAAGAACAAGTTTCATTGCAGCACAGGCATCATCTAGACAGTTGTGAGGTGCACCCGTTTCCCGAAGTTCAAATCCCAAAACAGACTAAGAAACAATACAACTTAAATCAGCACATACCTAACAAGGATTTTAGTTCTAGCAATGAAAAATATGGAAGAGTGAATCAACTAAAAGAAAAGGCCAAAATTTTCAAATAGCAAGAAAGGGaataaataaatcttttagaaaTTTTAAGTCTAGACCAAAAACGTAACTATTATACATACATAAGATAATTTGACAAAGAACTGATAGCAGGCTTACCTGTTATATGCTAAAAATGAAAATGGAAGAAAAGAAAGCAAAAGTACCAACTATTATTAT
It contains:
- the LOC141716874 gene encoding phosphatidylinositol 3,4,5-trisphosphate 3-phosphatase and protein-tyrosine-phosphatase PTEN2A-like: MDADSDNKGSADPHKNSDVLPSSTHPDQSTTPLAPRTTSPASGISSWARSLSFPQTKRPGKAESETKNAIKSDVSLGTKNSQSNEIAGSTTVTPQPSIFGSLTKGLVDSSMFAVKAFQLKARQIVSQNKRRYQEGGFDLDLTYITDNIIAMGFPAGDKSSGFFGFVEGFYRNHMEEVIRFFETHHKGKYKVYNLCTERLYDAALFGGKVACFPFEDHNCPPIHLILLFCQSCYSWLKENILNVVVVHCKAGRARTGLMICSLLLYLKLFATAEECIDHYNQRRCVDGKGLIKPSQIRYVKYFERILTKFNGETPPGRRCMLRGFRLHQCPYWVRPSITISDHTGILFSTKKHPKTKDLMPDDFWIRAPLKGIIVFALPGEPGLTELSGDFKIQFHDSHGDFSCWLNTTMMENRLFLNPEDLDSFDKRKAPIPGFQVEVVMIDYDGTVPTRYKANKADKKYSKHAVSSNKDATSSKQENDNVFSDSEGEEEEASSGGRLSHTASGTGVAAKPLDSATTKDQTVAHGTKQASTNSDGSRQGKASDDKKQDACKKESRIPNLNSGDIKAIAADASVFSFGDEEDYLSE